The Rhinopithecus roxellana isolate Shanxi Qingling chromosome 9, ASM756505v1, whole genome shotgun sequence genome contains a region encoding:
- the LOC104666972 gene encoding uncharacterized protein LOC104666972 encodes MCLGRFGRPPPSATPATRPGADRQRRGRDPKAPSEKAAGSPATRQSDPHPQQPGGASTRTTFVSKGALAPGRRPVGNTCRGGRRRGPRVHTPARGAGFGPAGTLDPATPAHRARARRATAVPDGGRGHGRRRHLPGSASSFAGGSSRASDPRHHFPPPPSPRRRLPTAHSAPLS; translated from the coding sequence ATGTGTCTCGGGAGGTTCGGACGTCCCCCGCCCTCGGCCACTCCGGCAACTAGGCCGGGTGCTGACCGGCAGCGCAGAGGAAGGGATCCCAAGGCTCCGTCCGAGAAAGCCGCAGGCAGCCCCGCAACGAGACAGTCCGACCCACACCCCCAGCAGCCTGGTGGAGCATCGACTCGAACCACTTTTGTCTCCAAAGGGGCTCTCGCGCCGGGAAGGCGGCCAGTGGGCAACACCTGCCGGGGCGGGAGGCGCCGGGGCCCTCGGGTGCACACACCTGCGCGGGGGGCCGGGTTCGGGCCGGCCGGAACCCTGGACCCCGCGACCCCGGCCCACCGTGCCAGGGCCCGCCGCGCGACCGCTGTGCCAGATGGGGGAAGGGGACACGGGCGGCGGCGACACTTACCCGGCAGCGCCTCCTCCTTCGCCGGCGGCAGCAGCAGAGCCAGCGACCCCCGGCACCATTTTCCGCCGCCGCCTAGTCCTCGGCGGCGGCTACCAACCGCCCATTCGGCACCACTAAGCTGA